A genomic segment from Gemmatimonadota bacterium encodes:
- a CDS encoding acyl carrier protein encodes MNLDAPHADTAKQTNSASHWPGVVLVGGECAAVQFGTWPSTDGHDGRATVGENCHRRRVNEFSRYKRQPMIDKIRNTLHQYAHLNRDVFTISEDADLYAYGLTSHATVNLMLGLEDTFQVEFPERMLRRRTFETIANIHESIVELTAGQPTAAS; translated from the coding sequence GTGAACCTTGACGCCCCGCATGCCGATACTGCAAAGCAGACGAATTCCGCATCCCACTGGCCGGGCGTCGTCCTCGTTGGTGGTGAGTGCGCCGCGGTTCAGTTCGGAACCTGGCCATCGACGGACGGACACGACGGCCGCGCGACCGTTGGCGAGAACTGCCATCGCCGTCGTGTCAACGAGTTCTCCCGCTACAAACGCCAGCCGATGATCGACAAGATTCGCAATACTCTGCATCAGTACGCACATCTGAATCGCGACGTGTTTACAATTTCGGAAGACGCCGATCTGTATGCGTACGGATTGACATCACACGCCACTGTCAACCTCATGCTTGGGCTGGAAGACACCTTCCAGGTCGAGTTTCCGGAGCGCATGTTGCGCCGCCGGACGTTCGAGACAATTGCCAACATTCATGAATCGATCGTAGAGCTCACAGCCGGCCAGCCGACGGCCGCATCCTGA
- a CDS encoding haloacid dehalogenase-like hydrolase, which translates to MQHLVLFDIDGTILHSGGAGRDAMEHALATVFGTAGDSSMRYDGKTDKQIVRESMLDAGISEAEIDAGMDQVISLYVATLPSRLRDPERHVGLYPGVAELIHAVHARDDSVLGLLTGNVEPGARLKLGAVGLDFEQFRINAFGSDHEIRGELPAIAHRRMQDAFGVTLGGRDVIVIGDTPADISCGRTLGARAIAVATGAYSMDELGVHEPYAVFSDLSDTDAVMTAIIG; encoded by the coding sequence ATGCAACATCTGGTTCTTTTCGACATAGACGGTACGATCCTCCACTCTGGCGGCGCTGGTCGCGACGCGATGGAACATGCTCTCGCGACAGTCTTTGGGACCGCGGGTGATTCGTCCATGCGCTACGACGGCAAGACGGACAAGCAGATCGTGCGCGAATCCATGCTTGATGCCGGAATCAGCGAGGCGGAGATCGATGCGGGCATGGACCAGGTCATTTCTCTCTACGTCGCAACGCTCCCGAGCCGGTTGCGCGACCCCGAGCGCCACGTTGGTCTGTATCCGGGCGTGGCCGAGTTGATTCATGCGGTGCACGCGCGCGACGACTCTGTTCTTGGTCTTCTCACCGGCAATGTGGAGCCAGGCGCGAGGCTCAAGCTCGGTGCAGTTGGTCTGGACTTCGAACAGTTTCGCATCAACGCATTCGGGTCCGATCACGAGATACGGGGTGAGTTGCCCGCAATCGCGCATCGGCGCATGCAGGATGCGTTCGGTGTCACGCTCGGAGGCCGCGATGTGATAGTGATCGGCGATACACCCGCCGACATCTCGTGCGGCAGGACGCTCGGGGCGCGCGCAATTGCCGTTGCGACTGGCGCCTACTCGATGGACGAGCTGGGCGTGCACGAGCCGTACGCCGTGTTCTCGGATCTGAGCGACACCGACGCCGTCATGACGGCGATCATCGGATGA
- a CDS encoding DMT family transporter — MLLLLMATIWGVNYAVVKYAGLAFGALAFTWMRVLIATLMLLVAVLLQRKKWPTRSDVLRLLGLGVLGNGLYQLLFVFGVSRTRVGSAALILASAPAFIALLSWARGVEKVSVRAWGGIALSVGGVAIVMLGSATGASRHGSMIGALIVFMGVLCWTVYTVGLQPLTHRVDSVQLSALTMAGGMLPLAFATPFAISSIGSAHASATAWWCVAYSSVISIGVAYLFYYRGIRVLGPTRTSMYSNLQPIVAILTGWAALGEAPTVWQIAGTASIIGGLFLTRA, encoded by the coding sequence ATGCTTCTACTCCTCATGGCAACGATATGGGGAGTCAATTATGCGGTGGTCAAATACGCAGGCCTTGCGTTCGGCGCACTGGCGTTCACCTGGATGCGCGTGCTCATCGCCACGTTGATGTTACTGGTGGCTGTGCTGCTTCAACGCAAGAAGTGGCCGACCAGATCTGACGTACTGCGGCTGCTCGGCCTTGGCGTGCTCGGCAACGGTCTGTATCAGCTTCTCTTCGTGTTTGGGGTGTCTCGCACTCGCGTCGGAAGTGCTGCGCTCATTCTGGCATCGGCGCCCGCTTTCATCGCCCTGCTCAGCTGGGCCAGAGGCGTGGAAAAGGTGAGCGTGAGAGCGTGGGGCGGAATTGCTCTCTCCGTTGGAGGTGTTGCGATCGTCATGCTTGGAAGCGCGACTGGTGCGTCACGGCATGGCTCCATGATTGGAGCGCTGATCGTGTTCATGGGCGTGTTGTGCTGGACCGTGTATACGGTCGGATTGCAGCCGCTCACACACCGCGTCGACTCTGTGCAGTTGAGTGCGCTCACAATGGCCGGCGGAATGTTGCCGTTGGCGTTCGCTACTCCATTCGCGATTTCCAGCATCGGATCGGCTCATGCATCTGCCACCGCCTGGTGGTGCGTGGCATACAGCAGCGTGATATCGATTGGCGTTGCGTATCTCTTTTACTACAGGGGAATCCGCGTCCTGGGACCTACGCGAACTTCGATGTACAGCAACCTCCAGCCGATCGTCGCGATTCTCACCGGCTGGGCCGCTCTCGGCGAAGCGCCAACTGTGTGGCAGATTGCCGGCACCGCTTCGATCATCGGCGGATTGTTTCTCACCCGTGCGTGA
- a CDS encoding sigma 54-interacting transcriptional regulator yields the protein MARFLSLTWQRDNDAVLPLMGTSRTMQDLVRQVDALARSDAATALLIGEPGTGKGRLAQYIHARSARAARPFVQINCASSDPTTLGAELLGDPESSERNPGLLDVVSGGTVLIEEIADLGPDLQERLLHALEAGAARADNGEMTTARVIAAASKDLVSEVNAGRFREDLYYRLGVAPVHLPPLRARSRDDLTELITATFTTLSTELADSPRTLDDDVIECLIAYPWPGNIRELRNAIERAIIVARGESVLRRVHLAAELQADQTPGIVHTPRTLMDVERAHIHRTLRAHKLNRTHAARELGISRATLIKKIKEYGLVYRTPGST from the coding sequence GTGGCCCGCTTTCTTTCCCTCACCTGGCAGCGCGACAACGATGCAGTTCTGCCGTTGATGGGTACGTCGCGCACCATGCAGGATCTGGTGAGACAGGTGGACGCACTGGCACGCAGCGATGCTGCAACCGCGCTGCTGATCGGCGAGCCGGGAACGGGGAAGGGACGGCTGGCCCAGTACATTCATGCGAGGAGCGCGCGCGCGGCCCGGCCGTTCGTCCAGATCAACTGTGCGTCGTCGGATCCGACGACGCTTGGCGCAGAGCTTCTCGGCGATCCGGAGTCGTCGGAGCGGAACCCCGGCCTACTCGACGTGGTGAGCGGCGGCACGGTCCTCATCGAAGAGATCGCCGATCTCGGTCCCGATCTGCAGGAGCGCCTGCTGCACGCGCTGGAGGCGGGCGCCGCCCGGGCGGATAATGGCGAAATGACAACGGCGCGTGTCATCGCTGCTGCGAGCAAGGATCTCGTGAGCGAGGTCAATGCGGGACGTTTCCGCGAGGATCTGTACTATCGGCTCGGTGTTGCACCAGTTCACCTGCCGCCGCTGCGCGCCCGCTCGCGCGACGATCTCACCGAGCTGATCACCGCAACCTTCACGACACTATCGACCGAGCTGGCGGATTCGCCGCGCACGCTCGACGACGATGTGATCGAATGTCTCATCGCGTATCCGTGGCCCGGCAACATACGCGAGCTGCGCAACGCGATCGAGCGCGCCATAATCGTTGCGCGTGGCGAGAGTGTGCTGCGCCGCGTGCATCTTGCGGCCGAACTCCAGGCCGATCAGACCCCTGGGATCGTTCACACACCGCGCACACTCATGGACGTCGAGCGTGCGCACATTCATCGCACGCTTCGTGCGCACAAGCTCAACCGCACCCACGCTGCGCGCGAGCTTGGAATATCGCGCGCGACGCTGATCAAGAAGATCAAGGAATACGGGCTGGTGTACCGCACACCGGGTTCCACATGA
- a CDS encoding acyl-CoA dehydrogenase family protein, whose translation MPITVMSRSFGALEKAQRIGLEIAAPAADSVDREARFPSESFDALRAERMLGIFIPTEFGGGGCSIADVSAICTALGQHCSATAMIFAMHQIQVACIVRHARESEFFASYLAELADTQSLIASATSEIGVGGDTRSSVCAIERDSGSFSIKKQAPVISYGEYADAILATARRTPDSPPSDQVLVLLKRDEFTLARTSGWDTLGFRGTCSPGFMLTARATEDHILADSFADISSQTMLPVSHIVWTSLWLGIATAAVGRARAYIRAEARKSPGKTPAASVRLAEVVSKLQGMRALVNDSVRDYEATGGEADAASGMNFAIRMNNLKLSCSTAVVDIVSQSMLICGMSGYRIDSKFSLGRLLRDAYGAALMINNDRIYGANAAMLLVSKDD comes from the coding sequence ATGCCTATCACTGTGATGAGCCGTTCGTTCGGCGCCCTCGAGAAAGCGCAGCGTATCGGGCTGGAGATAGCCGCGCCCGCCGCCGACTCGGTAGATAGAGAAGCACGTTTTCCGTCGGAGTCGTTCGACGCCCTTCGTGCAGAGCGCATGCTCGGGATCTTCATTCCAACGGAATTCGGCGGCGGCGGATGCTCGATCGCGGACGTCTCCGCGATATGCACTGCACTGGGCCAACACTGCTCGGCGACAGCGATGATATTCGCGATGCATCAGATACAGGTTGCGTGCATCGTGCGTCATGCGCGGGAATCCGAATTCTTCGCCAGCTACCTCGCGGAGCTCGCTGACACGCAATCGCTGATCGCCTCGGCGACTTCCGAGATCGGTGTCGGCGGCGATACTCGCTCGTCCGTCTGCGCCATCGAACGCGACAGCGGTTCGTTCTCGATCAAGAAGCAGGCGCCCGTCATCTCCTACGGCGAGTACGCGGATGCGATTCTCGCGACCGCACGCCGCACGCCCGATTCACCGCCAAGCGATCAGGTCCTCGTGCTGCTCAAGCGCGACGAATTCACTCTCGCACGCACGAGCGGCTGGGATACGCTGGGCTTCCGCGGCACATGCAGCCCGGGCTTCATGCTCACGGCCCGCGCTACCGAGGACCACATCCTCGCTGATTCGTTCGCCGACATCTCCAGTCAGACCATGCTGCCGGTGTCGCACATCGTGTGGACATCGCTCTGGCTGGGAATCGCGACTGCTGCCGTTGGACGGGCCCGGGCCTACATCAGGGCCGAGGCGCGCAAGAGTCCCGGCAAGACGCCAGCGGCCAGCGTCCGGCTCGCCGAAGTCGTCAGCAAGCTTCAGGGAATGCGCGCACTGGTGAACGATTCCGTTCGCGACTATGAGGCTACTGGTGGAGAAGCCGACGCTGCATCCGGAATGAACTTCGCCATCCGCATGAACAACCTCAAGCTCAGTTGCTCCACTGCTGTCGTGGACATCGTGAGTCAGTCGATGCTGATCTGCGGAATGTCGGGTTACCGCATCGATTCCAAATTCTCACTCGGCAGACTTCTGCGCGACGCGTATGGTGCGGCGCTCATGATCAACAACGACCGCATTTACGGAGCAAACGCCGCGATGCTTCTGGTATCGAAGGATGATTGA
- a CDS encoding DUF1839 family protein produces the protein MSATVFGLNAATYTPHELHRSERVWLETNCYVDLWIELLHTMRLDPVACMAFTLAMDFEGDQWTFFKQPAGDLYNLYGVDVQELTIWRPVIDHVAEQVKNGRVPLVEVDSFYLPDTTGVAYGVEHTKTTIGVETIDVRERRMGYFHNAGYFELSGADLEGIFRDDTVSLAPYTEIAKFDRLVHRSDGELAAMARELTRYYLGRIPCTNPVTKYRARFADDMTWLGGEEMAVFYKYAFATLRQFGACAEMASTFLTWLSKHGDELTAAADEFASIASGAKAIQFKIARMMATRKPADVTLLLDQMEASWDRAISDLVTRYAA, from the coding sequence GTGAGTGCGACGGTGTTCGGGCTGAACGCCGCTACATATACGCCGCACGAGTTGCACCGTAGCGAGCGAGTATGGCTCGAGACGAATTGCTATGTCGATCTCTGGATCGAGCTGCTGCATACGATGCGGCTCGATCCAGTGGCATGCATGGCGTTCACACTCGCGATGGATTTCGAGGGCGACCAGTGGACGTTCTTCAAGCAACCCGCCGGCGACCTTTACAATCTGTATGGCGTGGATGTCCAGGAGCTGACGATATGGCGCCCTGTGATCGACCATGTGGCTGAACAGGTGAAGAACGGGCGCGTGCCGCTGGTGGAAGTTGATTCGTTTTATCTTCCCGATACGACCGGCGTGGCGTATGGAGTCGAGCACACCAAGACCACGATCGGTGTTGAGACAATCGATGTCCGCGAGCGGCGCATGGGCTACTTCCACAACGCCGGCTATTTCGAGCTTTCGGGTGCCGATCTCGAGGGAATCTTTCGCGACGATACGGTGTCGCTCGCCCCGTACACAGAGATCGCGAAGTTCGACCGCCTCGTGCACCGCAGCGATGGCGAGCTGGCCGCGATGGCCCGCGAGCTCACGCGATACTACCTTGGACGGATTCCCTGCACGAACCCGGTCACGAAATATCGCGCCCGCTTCGCGGATGACATGACGTGGCTTGGCGGCGAGGAAATGGCCGTCTTCTACAAGTACGCGTTCGCGACCCTGAGACAGTTTGGCGCTTGCGCGGAGATGGCATCGACCTTCCTGACATGGCTTTCGAAGCACGGCGACGAGCTGACGGCGGCTGCTGATGAATTCGCGAGCATCGCGTCGGGGGCCAAGGCGATCCAGTTCAAGATCGCGCGCATGATGGCGACCAGGAAACCAGCTGACGTCACACTGTTGCTGGACCAGATGGAAGCAAGCTGGGATCGCGCGATATCGGATCTGGTGACCCGATATGCGGCCTGA
- a CDS encoding C40 family peptidase gives MQRYRCKLPVRRPSESFDILVRGADTPGNGLAGALMAPLSSNAGRMQAGRVTVRVPIAPLMSEPAVSSGQVTQLLRGHQADVLDADGNWLRLRGADDYVGWCHSGYVMREPAFDDGPLQAAWRAERRMSIGCVVRTAATTEIELPLGALLGADEVVTQGIAMNNRARARYFAPDADLIIQRARELFAGASYQWGGVTPWGADCSGFIQTMFALHGTQLPRDAWMQAERGREVTGDIIDLEPADLLFFSDRGDGRPTHVALSLGGADCAHCSLANGGFGINALDAEDSVALGLRETFRFARRVL, from the coding sequence ATGCAACGCTATCGCTGCAAGCTCCCCGTCCGCCGCCCCAGCGAGTCATTCGACATCCTCGTTCGCGGCGCCGACACCCCAGGAAATGGACTGGCCGGAGCACTGATGGCGCCACTCTCCAGCAACGCCGGCCGCATGCAGGCGGGCCGCGTCACGGTGAGAGTGCCAATCGCACCGCTGATGTCCGAACCGGCCGTGTCGTCGGGCCAGGTGACGCAATTGCTGCGCGGCCATCAGGCCGACGTGCTGGACGCCGATGGCAACTGGCTCCGTCTTCGGGGTGCCGACGACTACGTGGGCTGGTGTCACAGCGGATACGTCATGCGTGAACCTGCGTTCGACGACGGTCCGCTTCAGGCAGCATGGCGTGCCGAACGTCGCATGTCGATCGGTTGCGTGGTGCGAACTGCCGCGACCACGGAGATCGAGCTTCCGCTGGGCGCATTGCTCGGCGCCGACGAGGTCGTCACGCAGGGCATTGCGATGAACAATCGCGCACGCGCACGCTACTTCGCTCCCGATGCAGATCTGATCATTCAGCGTGCTCGCGAGTTGTTCGCGGGCGCATCGTACCAGTGGGGCGGCGTTACGCCGTGGGGTGCGGACTGCTCGGGCTTCATCCAGACGATGTTCGCGCTGCACGGAACTCAACTTCCACGTGATGCGTGGATGCAGGCCGAGCGCGGTCGCGAAGTCACGGGCGACATCATCGATCTCGAACCCGCCGATCTGCTGTTCTTCTCCGATCGGGGCGATGGACGGCCGACGCACGTCGCCCTGTCGCTGGGCGGCGCCGACTGCGCCCACTGTTCGCTCGCCAATGGCGGCTTTGGTATCAATGCGCTCGACGCGGAGGATAGCGTGGCACTGGGTCTGCGTGAAACTTTCAGATTTGCGCGCCGCGTGCTGTAG
- a CDS encoding amino acid--[acyl-carrier-protein] ligase, translating into MIDSVADRETAIDAARSEYLDALLSNGVITDTGVPGVYGKSRDFERVLGGFDRFVTESGVDQNAEVLRFPPVINRADFERSGYLKSFPHLTGSIHGFRGNERDHAQMLRMLESGEEWTGHFHSTDLILTPAACYPVYPLASGKLPMNGRLFDVQSYCFRYEPSSDPARMQVFRMHEYVRIGTPDNVRRFRDLWLERSKAMLKSVGLDAKAVVANDPFFGRGGAILAASQVEQALKFEMVVPISTPESLTAVVSCNYHQDHFGKAFDIVTADGDVAHTACVGFGLERITLALFMAHGFTPSSWPTAVRTTLGL; encoded by the coding sequence ATGATTGATAGCGTTGCCGACCGCGAGACCGCGATCGACGCAGCGCGAAGCGAATATCTCGACGCCTTGCTATCCAACGGTGTGATAACCGACACCGGCGTTCCGGGCGTCTACGGGAAGAGCCGTGACTTCGAGCGCGTACTGGGCGGCTTCGATCGGTTCGTGACTGAATCGGGAGTCGATCAGAATGCCGAGGTGCTGCGGTTTCCACCGGTGATCAACCGGGCGGACTTCGAGCGTAGTGGCTATCTCAAGTCGTTCCCGCATCTCACGGGCAGCATCCACGGCTTTCGTGGTAACGAGCGCGACCATGCGCAGATGCTGCGGATGCTGGAGAGCGGAGAGGAGTGGACCGGGCACTTTCACAGCACCGACCTTATTCTCACGCCGGCAGCGTGCTACCCCGTTTATCCGCTGGCGTCGGGCAAGCTCCCCATGAATGGACGCCTCTTCGACGTGCAGTCGTACTGCTTCCGCTACGAGCCGTCGAGCGATCCCGCCCGCATGCAGGTGTTCAGGATGCACGAGTACGTCCGGATAGGAACTCCGGATAACGTCCGGCGATTTCGCGATTTGTGGCTCGAGCGCAGCAAGGCAATGTTGAAATCGGTTGGGCTGGATGCGAAGGCAGTCGTCGCCAACGATCCGTTCTTCGGACGGGGCGGCGCCATTCTCGCCGCAAGCCAGGTGGAACAGGCCCTCAAGTTCGAGATGGTCGTACCTATCTCGACGCCCGAATCGCTGACCGCGGTCGTCTCCTGCAACTACCATCAGGACCATTTCGGCAAGGCGTTCGACATTGTCACCGCCGACGGCGACGTTGCGCACACGGCATGCGTGGGCTTTGGTCTCGAGCGCATCACGCTGGCTCTCTTCATGGCCCACGGTTTCACTCCGTCGAGTTGGCCTACCGCGGTCCGGACGACGCTCGGTCTGTGA
- a CDS encoding class IV adenylate cyclase, giving the protein MSEPTREVELKARVEDVGAARRNIENAGGLLVFDGSLHDRIYDTPDGMLAASDFVLRIRTYVSRLGVTAHLDWKGPTLREGGFKVRSELTTGVTDPNQLAAILNRLGFGVIGQIDRKIVQYEILDVETDARTVIRFEQYPRMDALVEVEGYQAGIERTVTALGMPRAMFSADRLADFVRAYEARTGQRAAICDQDLESG; this is encoded by the coding sequence ATGAGCGAGCCGACGCGCGAGGTCGAGCTCAAGGCGCGCGTGGAAGACGTCGGTGCTGCACGTCGCAACATCGAAAATGCAGGCGGGCTGCTCGTGTTCGACGGCTCGTTGCACGACCGTATTTATGACACTCCGGATGGGATGCTTGCCGCAAGCGACTTTGTCCTGCGGATTCGGACCTACGTGAGCCGGCTTGGCGTTACCGCACACCTCGACTGGAAAGGCCCGACATTGCGCGAGGGGGGCTTCAAGGTTCGATCCGAGTTGACGACCGGCGTGACCGATCCGAACCAGCTGGCGGCAATTCTCAACCGGCTAGGTTTCGGGGTAATCGGTCAGATTGACCGAAAAATCGTACAGTATGAGATCCTGGACGTGGAGACCGATGCGCGGACGGTGATCCGGTTCGAGCAGTATCCGCGGATGGACGCGCTGGTCGAGGTCGAGGGCTATCAGGCCGGAATCGAGCGCACCGTCACCGCGCTCGGGATGCCGCGAGCGATGTTCTCGGCCGATCGGTTGGCCGATTTTGTTCGTGCGTACGAGGCCCGGACCGGACAGCGGGCCGCGATCTGCGACCAGGATCTCGAGTCCGGTTGA
- a CDS encoding glycoside hydrolase family 2 protein — MRPERSALEGGRQASTSAALTGIELTEWQMARTDTGSVTHPDQLPVADECWTAASAPGTVAGALRAAGKWDWAAPLTIDDHDWWYRCQFRCDAAGGASLDFGGLASLADVWLNGTHILSSDNMFVAHHIEAGNAFKHDNELIIRFASLTSALAVRRARPRWRTRLVDNQNLRWIRTTLLGRIPGWSSAPQTVGPWKSVTLRPGSATRIVSKRVTSRLDNGDGVVSVAVRVRAAPGTNITAANVIVGSIERPAIVRWTDNDFVAHATIRITDAAIWWPHTHGDQPLYDAAIRVIADNSEIHLPLGRVAFRTVRLDTDDGDFGLHINNERVFWRGACWSPPDSLRLHCSSAEYRRTLELARDAGMNMIRVGGTMVYEHDAFYELCDELGIAVWQDFMFANMDYPVDDAAFAASVEREASQLLQRIGGHPSLVLVCGNSEVEQQAAMMGRPSTDWRSRLFSEKLPDLVAEHAGVVPYWPSSPSGGALPFHVNAGDGHYFGCGPYLRPFSDIRASEVRFASETLALSNVPEPSFVDRMSCGANGAGHHPEWKRGVPRDNGSGWDFEDVRDHYVREIFNVDPVAVRYSDPERYLALGRVAGGELITRTVAEWRRAESPCSGALVWLYRDLHPGAGWGVLDHDGAPKAAYYYLARAYRPVTVVMSDEGLNGIAIHAINDGPAPITPELRLSLFRGSVSVGETSVHVRIPERSTVNISADELLGSFTDVSYAYRFGRPNHDAVVATLTDPETGMLLAQSFHFPLGVGAPRPTATLNVTADRIGDGCYSLTIRADELALAVAIEAIGWLPSDNYFHIAPGSERTILLTTSGDGAKLSGHVTALNASTPLGFHAP; from the coding sequence ATGCGGCCTGAACGGAGCGCGCTCGAAGGCGGGCGGCAAGCATCGACGTCAGCTGCTCTGACAGGGATCGAGCTCACCGAGTGGCAGATGGCGCGCACCGATACAGGCTCCGTCACGCATCCCGATCAGTTGCCCGTGGCCGACGAATGCTGGACTGCGGCTTCCGCGCCCGGCACTGTCGCAGGGGCACTTCGCGCCGCCGGCAAGTGGGACTGGGCAGCCCCCCTTACAATCGACGACCACGACTGGTGGTATCGGTGTCAGTTTCGCTGCGACGCTGCGGGCGGTGCTTCGCTCGACTTCGGCGGCCTTGCTTCGCTAGCGGACGTCTGGCTCAACGGCACGCATATCCTGTCGAGCGACAACATGTTCGTCGCGCATCACATCGAAGCGGGGAACGCGTTCAAACACGACAACGAGCTGATCATCCGCTTCGCTTCGTTGACGTCTGCGCTCGCAGTGCGGCGAGCGCGCCCGAGGTGGCGCACTCGCCTCGTCGACAATCAGAATCTGCGCTGGATCCGCACCACGCTGCTCGGCAGAATTCCGGGCTGGTCGTCGGCACCGCAAACCGTAGGACCATGGAAGAGCGTCACCCTGCGGCCCGGATCCGCAACACGGATAGTGTCCAAGCGGGTGACATCGCGACTGGATAACGGCGACGGCGTCGTTTCGGTCGCAGTACGCGTACGCGCGGCACCGGGCACGAACATCACTGCGGCAAACGTGATAGTCGGTTCCATCGAGCGACCAGCCATCGTTCGATGGACCGACAACGATTTCGTCGCCCACGCGACGATCCGCATCACCGACGCTGCGATCTGGTGGCCGCACACGCATGGCGATCAACCACTGTACGACGCGGCGATCCGCGTCATCGCGGACAATTCGGAGATCCATCTTCCACTGGGACGCGTCGCGTTCAGAACGGTCCGTCTCGACACCGACGACGGTGACTTCGGGCTGCACATCAACAACGAGCGCGTATTCTGGCGAGGAGCTTGCTGGAGCCCGCCCGACTCGTTGCGCCTGCATTGCAGCAGTGCGGAATATCGGCGAACGCTGGAGCTTGCGCGTGACGCCGGCATGAACATGATCCGCGTCGGCGGGACCATGGTCTACGAGCACGACGCCTTCTACGAACTCTGTGATGAGCTCGGCATCGCCGTGTGGCAGGACTTCATGTTCGCCAACATGGACTATCCGGTCGACGATGCCGCGTTCGCTGCCAGCGTCGAACGCGAAGCCAGCCAGCTGCTCCAGCGCATTGGTGGTCACCCGTCGCTCGTACTCGTGTGCGGCAACAGCGAGGTGGAGCAGCAGGCGGCGATGATGGGCCGTCCATCGACGGATTGGCGCAGCAGATTGTTCTCGGAGAAGCTGCCCGATCTCGTCGCCGAGCACGCTGGCGTGGTGCCATACTGGCCGTCGTCGCCGAGTGGTGGCGCACTTCCCTTTCACGTAAATGCAGGCGACGGACACTATTTCGGATGCGGGCCATATCTCCGGCCGTTCTCCGACATACGCGCCAGCGAGGTGCGGTTCGCATCGGAGACGCTGGCGCTTTCGAACGTTCCGGAGCCATCGTTCGTCGATCGGATGTCGTGCGGCGCGAATGGCGCCGGTCATCATCCGGAATGGAAGCGTGGAGTTCCGCGTGACAATGGGTCGGGCTGGGATTTCGAGGATGTCCGCGATCATTACGTGAGGGAAATCTTCAACGTCGATCCGGTCGCTGTGCGTTACTCCGATCCCGAACGATATCTGGCGCTTGGCCGCGTTGCTGGCGGAGAACTGATAACGCGCACCGTCGCGGAGTGGCGGAGAGCGGAATCTCCATGCTCGGGTGCACTCGTATGGTTGTATCGGGATCTCCATCCCGGCGCCGGATGGGGAGTGCTCGATCATGACGGAGCGCCGAAGGCTGCGTACTACTATCTCGCTCGCGCCTATCGTCCCGTCACTGTCGTGATGTCGGACGAGGGATTGAATGGAATTGCGATCCACGCGATCAACGACGGTCCGGCACCGATCACGCCGGAGCTTCGGCTGTCGCTGTTCCGCGGCTCAGTCTCCGTTGGCGAGACATCCGTACATGTGAGGATACCGGAACGCTCGACGGTGAACATCAGTGCTGACGAGCTGCTCGGGTCATTCACGGATGTGAGCTACGCGTACAGATTCGGCCGCCCGAATCACGACGCGGTGGTTGCAACGCTCACCGATCCGGAAACGGGAATGCTGCTGGCACAATCGTTTCACTTCCCACTCGGCGTTGGTGCACCGCGGCCGACAGCGACCCTGAATGTAACGGCCGACCGTATCGGAGACGGATGCTACTCACTCACGATACGCGCTGACGAGCTGGCGCTCGCAGTGGCAATCGAAGCGATCGGTTGGCTACCGAGCGATAATTACTTCCATATCGCGCCTGGTAGCGAGCGAACCATCCTGCTGACGACTTCTGGAGACGGAGCGAAACTTTCCGGTCATGTGACCGCGCTCAACGCATCGACACCGCTGGGATTTCACGCGCCCTGA